A part of Melittangium boletus DSM 14713 genomic DNA contains:
- a CDS encoding serine/threonine-protein kinase — translation MSIENYGKYQLLKRLAMGGMAQIYLAREEGDPQLLVIKRILPHLAENEEFVQMFLDEARIAARLDHPNIVQIFDLGSQDDSFFIAMEYIHGEDLRRIWKAAERGGQLIPVPLVCRILSEACAGLDHAHKQLDASGKPLNIVHRDISPQNILLTFEGRAKVVDFGIAKAADQATETRSGVLKGKYSYMSPEQAAGQRVDRRSDIFALGVVLYELLTGVRLFKRANDIITLQAVAECDITPPSQLNARVPKDLDPIVMKALARDPAHRYSEALQFQRALEGWLDAQPQPSSTAAVSAYMKDLYAARLAEEARLGDVLVEEEGMSPPGGSKASLRAAKSSVERSLAERSLGERPGDRAPADKATVDNTMAAPRQLEAAAPPSTRTPSRPSRSESRPNGLERKRTVDLRRNPSDAVLDAPSESLSETPLLRPSLPRQRAIPPPAAELSGMSETIEDVDQSEPSVAPEPRKSNRGVLVGVVALVLLGLVLGGLWALRSEPGPPVPVASVQKEPEPKPLPPPEPEPTPTPTPTPTSTPPPPAESIVARTEIPQPVPVRVTLSAKPGQASLTVDGQLHSKSTVVLSAMPGQELVVRVEAPRHRAISRKITVGEGPTQEESLELEPLPKERPEPRPSPPPVAAVETRKGTVRFAVTPWADVSCGGRNLGSTPLPDVSLVAGVYECRFSNPEKGTRTQRIEVKPNTHTRVVVKF, via the coding sequence GTGTCAATCGAGAACTACGGCAAATATCAGCTCCTGAAGCGACTCGCCATGGGTGGCATGGCGCAGATCTACCTCGCGCGCGAGGAGGGTGACCCGCAGCTGCTGGTCATCAAGCGCATTCTTCCGCACCTCGCGGAGAACGAGGAGTTCGTCCAGATGTTCCTGGACGAAGCGCGCATCGCCGCGCGGCTCGACCACCCCAACATCGTCCAGATCTTCGACCTGGGCTCCCAGGACGACAGCTTCTTCATCGCCATGGAGTACATCCACGGCGAGGATCTGCGGCGCATCTGGAAGGCGGCCGAGCGGGGAGGACAGCTCATTCCCGTGCCGCTCGTGTGCCGCATCCTGAGCGAGGCGTGCGCGGGGTTGGATCACGCGCACAAGCAGCTGGACGCGAGCGGCAAGCCGCTCAACATCGTCCATCGGGACATCTCCCCGCAGAACATCCTCCTGACGTTCGAGGGGCGGGCCAAGGTGGTGGACTTCGGTATCGCCAAGGCGGCGGACCAGGCCACCGAGACGCGCTCGGGCGTGCTCAAGGGCAAGTACTCGTACATGTCGCCGGAGCAGGCCGCCGGACAGCGGGTGGACCGCCGCAGCGACATCTTCGCCCTGGGCGTGGTGCTCTACGAGCTGCTGACGGGCGTGCGTCTGTTCAAGCGCGCCAACGACATCATCACGCTGCAGGCGGTGGCCGAGTGCGACATCACGCCGCCCTCCCAGCTCAACGCCCGGGTGCCCAAGGATCTGGATCCCATCGTCATGAAGGCGCTGGCGAGGGATCCGGCCCACCGCTACTCCGAGGCGCTGCAGTTCCAGCGGGCGCTCGAGGGGTGGCTGGACGCCCAGCCCCAGCCTTCGTCCACGGCGGCCGTGTCCGCGTACATGAAGGATCTGTACGCCGCGCGGCTGGCCGAGGAGGCCCGGCTGGGTGATGTGCTCGTGGAAGAGGAGGGCATGTCGCCTCCGGGAGGGTCCAAGGCGTCCCTCCGGGCCGCGAAGTCCTCCGTCGAGCGCTCCCTCGCCGAGCGGTCCCTGGGGGAGCGGCCCGGAGACAGGGCCCCCGCCGACAAGGCCACCGTGGACAACACCATGGCGGCGCCGCGCCAGTTGGAGGCCGCGGCCCCTCCCTCGACGCGGACGCCGTCCCGGCCGTCCCGGAGTGAGTCGCGTCCCAATGGACTCGAGCGCAAGCGGACCGTGGATCTGCGCCGCAACCCGTCCGACGCCGTGTTGGATGCGCCGAGCGAATCGCTGAGCGAGACGCCGCTGCTGAGGCCGAGCCTGCCGCGTCAACGGGCCATCCCACCGCCCGCGGCCGAATTGTCCGGGATGTCCGAGACGATCGAGGATGTCGATCAGTCCGAACCTTCCGTGGCGCCCGAGCCGCGCAAGTCCAACCGGGGAGTCCTGGTGGGCGTGGTCGCGCTCGTGTTGCTGGGCCTGGTGCTCGGGGGCCTGTGGGCGCTGCGCTCGGAACCCGGTCCTCCGGTGCCCGTTGCCTCGGTCCAGAAGGAGCCGGAGCCGAAGCCGCTGCCTCCTCCGGAGCCCGAGCCGACCCCGACGCCCACCCCGACGCCCACGAGCACTCCGCCTCCTCCAGCCGAGTCGATCGTGGCGCGGACCGAGATTCCCCAGCCCGTCCCCGTGCGAGTGACCCTGTCGGCGAAGCCCGGGCAGGCCTCGCTGACGGTGGATGGTCAGCTGCACTCGAAGTCCACGGTGGTGTTGTCCGCCATGCCCGGCCAGGAGTTGGTGGTGAGGGTGGAGGCCCCTCGCCACCGGGCGATCAGCCGGAAGATCACGGTGGGCGAGGGCCCGACACAGGAGGAGTCGCTGGAGCTCGAGCCCCTTCCGAAGGAGCGGCCGGAGCCTCGTCCATCGCCGCCTCCGGTCGCGGCGGTGGAGACGCGCAAGGGCACGGTGCGCTTCGCGGTGACGCCCTGGGCGGATGTGTCGTGCGGTGGCCGCAACCTGGGGAGCACGCCCCTGCCCGACGTCAGCCTCGTGGCCGGGGTGTACGAGTGCCGTTTCTCGAACCCGGAAAAGGGCACCCGTACCCAGCGGATCGAGGTGAAGCCCAACACCCACACCCGTGTGGTGGTGAAGTTCTAG
- a CDS encoding choice-of-anchor D domain-containing protein, protein MSKRWGLWVLAVLGMLAGCADRDRSVIADGRLTATPGGLDLQRVAVFDGREVEVVLRNVGRARLNIDEAWVEGAAGAWRAEFTHEGPHSLVPGSECVVRVRFNPQREGDLPATLVVRSDAKQEPLVRVRLQGTGVDAWARLSPRRLDFGRIEADSTKTLSFTATNPTDIPVEVTPKLLGAQKDEFQAEPVVIPPGEAREVPVTFAPVVVGAKQVALAVSPCRGCSDVAVQVTAEALDRAVVAEPPELDFGSIPVDRDSLRVARLHNLSTEPMEVTAFALMSDEASFSHGDIGVPLVLQPGEIRSWEMRYSPGHMGEATNLASFSVNSRRHPTTDVALRGFGGASELCVSPLSRDFGPQPLGSKTSQVINVKNCGAANGGPLTIQGLDLQPLDGSTAATNPIHLVAQTLPHRLMPGEEVNLRVYFEPTQEGPARSQLVMTTDVFGEETTVLAFSGAGERHAPCQITVTPLAMNFGTVEPGRGAVLGVKVDNQAGDLCAVKNIRMNDTGGGVFSLPGGDLDGLIVYPGDSFSFMVAFAAPLTGGDFTGSVQIEQWDPGNPRVLIPLSAYSRAACLVASPRYVDFGVSRPDCSPAPREVNYLNACRAPVTVSNVFIGAGTSDGEFLLRDAPTPPITLDPGDAFTVQVDYLAQVYGMNLSPLFVESSDLPAPLLVSLVGESSKNMNKTDQFIQQDGAKVDVLFVVDNTASMVEEQPRLTSAIPAFVDAARAKGVDLHLSVTTTGIDATSNACPGGAQGGEAGRLFPVDGSRPRLLTLQTPDLASVLQQNVNVGQCASLEQGFEAVRRALSPPLVNNADDPRTPEPNDGNLGFLRDEAALVVVFVGDEDDHSPDSVDTYVRFLRARKGENQPQRMTLYAIAPTATGCPTSGGGGTRYAEAAARTGGEVISVCEPDYSPLLRTVASKAFSPQDRFPLSDQPDAGSITVSVNGVPVTTGWTYDGATNSVVFSSAPAAGAKVDIYYRRACS, encoded by the coding sequence ATGAGCAAGCGCTGGGGGCTGTGGGTCCTCGCGGTGCTGGGGATGCTGGCGGGGTGCGCGGATCGGGATCGTTCGGTCATCGCCGATGGCAGACTGACGGCGACCCCGGGCGGCCTGGATCTGCAGCGGGTGGCGGTCTTCGACGGGCGCGAGGTGGAGGTCGTGCTGCGCAACGTCGGCCGGGCCCGTCTCAACATCGATGAGGCCTGGGTGGAGGGCGCGGCGGGCGCCTGGCGGGCGGAGTTCACCCACGAGGGACCGCACTCGCTCGTGCCCGGCAGTGAGTGCGTGGTGCGCGTGCGCTTCAATCCCCAGCGGGAAGGGGACCTGCCCGCCACGCTGGTGGTGCGCTCGGATGCGAAGCAGGAGCCGCTCGTGCGCGTGCGCTTGCAGGGCACGGGCGTGGACGCCTGGGCGCGCCTGTCGCCGCGGCGGCTGGACTTCGGGCGCATCGAGGCGGATTCCACCAAGACGCTGTCCTTCACCGCGACCAACCCCACGGACATCCCCGTGGAGGTGACGCCCAAGCTGCTGGGCGCGCAGAAGGATGAGTTCCAGGCGGAGCCGGTGGTGATCCCCCCGGGAGAAGCGCGCGAGGTGCCCGTCACGTTCGCCCCCGTGGTGGTGGGCGCCAAGCAGGTGGCGCTCGCGGTGTCGCCGTGCCGGGGGTGCTCGGACGTGGCGGTGCAGGTGACGGCCGAGGCGCTGGACCGCGCCGTGGTGGCCGAGCCGCCCGAGCTCGATTTCGGCTCCATCCCGGTGGACAGGGACAGCCTCCGGGTGGCCCGGCTGCACAACCTGAGCACCGAGCCCATGGAGGTGACGGCGTTCGCGTTGATGTCCGACGAGGCCTCGTTCAGCCATGGCGACATCGGCGTGCCATTGGTGCTCCAGCCCGGCGAGATTCGCTCCTGGGAGATGCGCTACAGCCCGGGCCATATGGGCGAGGCGACGAACCTCGCCTCGTTCAGCGTGAACAGCCGCCGCCATCCCACCACGGACGTGGCGCTGCGCGGCTTTGGTGGTGCGTCGGAGTTGTGCGTGTCGCCCCTCAGCCGGGACTTCGGACCCCAGCCGCTCGGGTCGAAGACGTCCCAGGTCATCAACGTGAAGAACTGCGGTGCCGCCAACGGCGGGCCGCTCACCATTCAGGGGTTGGATCTCCAGCCCCTCGATGGCTCCACGGCCGCGACCAATCCCATCCACCTGGTGGCGCAGACGCTGCCCCACCGGTTGATGCCCGGCGAGGAGGTGAACCTGCGCGTCTACTTCGAGCCCACGCAGGAGGGCCCCGCGCGCAGCCAGTTGGTGATGACCACGGACGTGTTCGGCGAGGAGACCACGGTGCTGGCGTTCTCGGGCGCGGGCGAGCGCCACGCGCCCTGTCAGATCACCGTCACCCCGCTGGCGATGAACTTCGGCACGGTGGAACCCGGCCGGGGCGCCGTGCTGGGCGTGAAGGTGGACAACCAGGCCGGTGACCTCTGCGCGGTGAAGAACATCCGCATGAACGACACCGGGGGCGGGGTGTTCAGCCTGCCGGGCGGTGATCTGGATGGACTCATCGTCTACCCGGGTGACAGCTTCAGCTTCATGGTGGCCTTCGCCGCGCCGCTGACGGGCGGTGACTTCACGGGCTCGGTGCAGATCGAACAGTGGGATCCGGGCAACCCGCGGGTGCTGATTCCCCTGTCCGCGTACTCCCGGGCCGCCTGTCTGGTGGCCTCTCCGCGTTACGTGGACTTCGGCGTGTCGCGCCCGGACTGTTCGCCAGCGCCTCGCGAGGTGAACTACCTCAACGCGTGCCGGGCCCCGGTGACGGTGTCCAACGTGTTCATCGGCGCGGGCACCTCGGATGGCGAGTTCCTGCTGCGGGACGCGCCCACGCCGCCCATCACCCTCGATCCCGGAGACGCCTTCACGGTGCAGGTGGACTACCTGGCCCAGGTGTACGGAATGAACCTGTCGCCCCTCTTCGTGGAGTCGTCGGATCTGCCCGCGCCCCTGCTCGTGTCGCTCGTGGGCGAGTCCTCCAAGAACATGAACAAGACGGATCAATTCATCCAGCAGGATGGGGCCAAGGTGGACGTGCTCTTCGTGGTGGACAACACCGCGTCCATGGTGGAGGAGCAGCCGCGGCTCACGTCGGCCATCCCCGCCTTCGTCGACGCGGCGCGGGCCAAGGGCGTGGATCTGCACCTGTCCGTCACGACCACGGGCATCGACGCCACGTCCAACGCGTGCCCGGGCGGGGCCCAGGGCGGAGAAGCGGGCCGCCTCTTCCCGGTGGATGGCAGCCGGCCGCGCCTCCTCACGCTCCAGACGCCGGACCTGGCGTCGGTGCTACAGCAGAACGTGAACGTGGGTCAGTGCGCCTCCCTGGAGCAGGGGTTCGAGGCCGTGCGGCGCGCCCTGTCTCCTCCTCTGGTGAACAACGCGGATGATCCGCGCACGCCCGAGCCCAACGACGGCAACCTGGGCTTCCTGCGCGACGAGGCCGCCCTGGTGGTCGTCTTCGTGGGCGACGAGGACGATCACTCGCCGGACAGCGTGGACACCTACGTGCGCTTCCTGCGCGCTCGCAAGGGGGAGAACCAGCCCCAGCGCATGACCCTCTACGCCATCGCGCCCACCGCCACCGGGTGTCCCACATCGGGGGGTGGCGGCACGCGCTACGCCGAGGCCGCGGCCCGCACGGGAGGTGAGGTCATCTCCGTGTGCGAGCCGGACTACTCCCCGCTGCTGCGCACGGTGGCCAGCAAGGCCTTCTCGCCCCAGGACCGCTTCCCGCTCAGCGACCAGCCAGACGCGGGCAGCATCACCGTGTCGGTGAATGGCGTGCCCGTGACGACGGGCTGGACTTACGACGGCGCCACCAACAGCGTTGTCTTCTCCTCCGCTCCCGCCGCGGGCGCGAAGGTGGACATCTATTACCGCCGGGCCTGCTCGTAA
- a CDS encoding CDP-alcohol phosphatidyltransferase family protein gives MPTESPQRREPRHFSMIRTFTPADFVTLGNAFSGAGAILAQMQYLATRQPHWLWIAFGLMPLAFILDALDGRIARWRFQSSPLGADLDSLADVISFGMAPAALAFAMGMRGELDVLVLLYFVGCGISRLARFNVTAASLSDGSGKVKYFEGTPIPTSLALVMVLAFFFWKGRTGDDLPLGVWNLGGYQFHPLVVMYLASGSAMISKTLRIPKF, from the coding sequence ATGCCGACGGAGTCGCCACAGAGACGTGAGCCGCGCCACTTCTCGATGATCCGCACCTTCACGCCCGCGGACTTCGTCACGCTGGGCAACGCCTTCTCCGGCGCGGGAGCCATCCTGGCGCAGATGCAGTACCTGGCCACCCGGCAGCCCCATTGGCTGTGGATCGCCTTCGGGCTGATGCCCCTGGCCTTCATCCTCGACGCACTGGACGGGCGCATCGCCCGCTGGCGCTTCCAGTCCTCGCCCCTGGGGGCGGATCTGGACTCGCTGGCGGACGTCATCTCCTTTGGAATGGCCCCCGCGGCGCTCGCCTTCGCCATGGGGATGCGTGGGGAGCTGGACGTGCTGGTGCTGCTCTACTTCGTGGGCTGCGGCATCAGCCGCCTGGCGCGATTCAACGTCACCGCCGCCAGCCTCTCGGACGGCTCGGGCAAGGTGAAGTACTTCGAGGGCACGCCCATCCCCACCAGCCTGGCGCTGGTGATGGTGCTCGCCTTCTTCTTCTGGAAGGGCCGCACCGGAGACGACCTGCCCCTGGGCGTGTGGAACCTGGGCGGCTACCAGTTCCACCCCCTCGTGGTGATGTACCTGGCGAGCGGCAGCGCCATGATCAGCAAGACGCTGCGCATCCCCAAGTTCTGA